Within the Enterobacter bugandensis genome, the region GTCAAAGGTGAAATTGTGGCTGTCGCGCTCGTCGGTAAACGTCAGGTTTCCGTCGCAGGTTACCGACAGCGGAGGCGTGTGAAAATACCACGCCAGCGCGGTGCCCAGCAGCAGCAGGTTGAGGATCAGGATTAGCCAAACTTTTTTCTGTCTCATATCACCACTCGTAATAGTAAAGCGTACGACAGGCGCTGGCTTTACCCCGCGTGAGGGAGCATTGGGAGAGCACCAGCCGCCCTTCGTGGCCGTAGAAAAGCGTTCTCTGAATGTGCATGTAGAAAATCGAATTTTTCAGACACGGAAGGTGACCGTCCTTTTGAAGCGTTTGCGCGAGCGTAATCGCCTTCCCGTGAAACACGTCCGCCAGCGGCGTAAAGGTGTAAACCGGACAGGTGCCGATATGCGTCAGCAGATGGATCTCCCGCTGCGGGGCGTCTGGCTTGATGAGCACGATCCAGATGCTTAGCGCAACGACGACCAGCGTGAGCGCGCCGCAGAACAGCCATTCCGGGCGAACGCGCCATGCAGGTTTCACCGTTTTGGCGATCGGGGGGGCCTCCTCCAGCGGAGTGACGGTGACGTCTGCGCTGAGCATAAAGCCCGTTTTCGGTACGGTAACGATAAACAGCGCGTCGGGAAGCAGGGTCGCCAGCATCTTGCGCAGAATGCTGATGTACTGGTTTAAGGAGTTGTTAGACCCCTGGAGTCCTCGACGATCCCAGACTTCCTGGAGAAAGGTTTCCCGTTCGACCACGTTCCCATGATGCTGAACCAGCAGCCTCATGATGGTATTGGCCGTGCAGGTGAGGAGCTGCGCATCCTCATCCGGCGCATTGATAAGAGAAACAGAGCCGTCCTCGTCGTTATAGACGATGGCGTCAGCAAGCAGGTATTTCATAAGTTGTTGTAATAAAAACAGAGATAATGAATGAAAAAAGGCTTACGCCCTCAAGGCTGCATTGCTGGCTATTTTAACGCCACTGTTACCGATAACATTGATCCAGACAGGTTTTTGGGTGATTTAATAAGTCAGCGTGATAATCACGTCATCAATAAACTCCCCGGTACCGGTTAGCGGCTGTGCCGGGACCTCGCCGTAAACGGTGTAGTTCTGGGTGCCGCCTGCAGGGTTGGTGACCTGCAGCGCATCGCCGCTGCTTTGATCTCCCCAGCGTTGCGTGGCCGCCTCATCCTGCCAGAGACCGTAGCGCAGGCAATGACCCTCGCTGTTGCAGAGCTGCCGCTGGTTACCGCTGGCATGGTTGCCTTTTCCCATGGCAAGGGTGAACGCGGTTCCGGCCGGACAGCGCGTGGTGAGGGTGGCGGAGGATCGCGTCGGGCTCAGGGTAGCGGTGCTGGTCAGCGTGCCGAAGTTAAGCGGCGTCACGCGCTCGATGTAGCACCCCTGGCTGATTTCGGCCTGCGCGCTGGTGCCGCCCTGCACCTGCTCCCCCTCTGCGGAACCGTCCGAGCAGTTTTGCAGCGCGTCCTGGCGCAGGGCGCTGTGCCAGGCGATGCGCAGATTCATGTTGTAGTTGTAATAGTGATAGGCCGGAAGCTGGCTTTGCCCTGGCGGAATGGTAGCGATAAGCGGAAAGGTACCGCTGACGTTGGCATTGCTTTCCGCGGCGAGGGTCTGCTGAATCAGGTTCCCGTTGCTGACAGGCCCCAGCTCCTGAGAGCGCGCTGCGCCGTTAAGCAGGCGGAAGAGAAGGGTGTACTGTTTCCCCTCCTGATCTCCCTGGGAGATCATCTCAAAGGGCGGGGCGTCTACGCTGCTCAGGCAGACGTTAATATATTCCGTCCTGCCCTCGTTGTCGGCCTGGCAGCTAAATTTGACCTCGGTGTTGACGGAGGTGGTATTGCCCGCCACGACGTTGCCAAAGTTAATGGCGGGCATGGAGGTTATCCAGCAGGCTGCCGCCATCGCCTTCACGGACAGGACGAGCAGCAATAATAACGGCGCTCTTAATGACACAGTTGTTCTCCGATATTCTGTATAGATGACGCGGTACGGGGCGCCGGAAGCGTGACCCGGCACTCTCCCTCACCGGTCTTAACCACCAGTTCGCCCGGCAGGGGCGGATCTTCAAGCCAGATAAAGCCGTCGCGTCCCACGATGGTGGCACCCTGCGGCGTTGACACGATGCTGCCCAGCGGGAGCGGCCTGCGGCGGCTGTCGACCAGCCGGGCCTGAACCGTGACGGCGTGATGGACGTTAAACTCGACTTTCACCGCGCTGCTGTTGCCCGGTCTGGCATGCATGTCGGTAACAGGGGCGATCACATCGGCGGGCAGATCGAGCGGGTTAATGCTGACTTTGCTGTTGTGGTAGCGCGGCAGGTCGGTCAGCAGGAGATAACCGTCTTCATCCGTTTCACCGGCCGGGCGGTTTTCCAGCATTACCGGTACGTGCCCAATGCCGTGGGTGGACACCAGCGCCATGCCCTGCTGGATGTAGCGCAGCGGGTACAGGCTGCCGTCCAGCAGCGTCAGGCTGCCTTCGGCGGAGGCGTACTGGTTGCCCTGGTTGGCACCTTGCTGCAGCCCAACGTGCCATTCGCCCGCTCGGCCTAGGTAGCCGAGGTCCGCATATCTTTCACGTCGTTCGCCGAAGCCCTGGCCCAGCTCCCATGACCAGCCGCCGGCCTCATCGTCCGGCTGGTGGCGGTAATCCATGCGCGGCGTATCCCGGCTGACCTGAGCGGAGAGCGTGTCCTCGCGACCCAATGGGACGGAAAGCAGCAACTGAACGTGGCTCGACGCGTCCGTAAACGAGCGGGTGTAGCTCAGCGTGGTGGAGATGTGTGCCGGCAGCGATACCGACCAGGAGGCGTTGAGGTAACGCTCTGTGCTGCCCTGAATGTTCTGCTGTACCCAGCCCGCGCCCACGGTACCGAAGTGGGGGATGGACTGGCTTACCCAAACGCTGTCGCTGCGTCTGACGGGCGCGGCACCGCTCATGCGGGCGTTGTCGGCGAAATCCGCCTCGGTACGGACGGTGCTGGCAGAAATGCTCGTTCCCCTGCCGTTCCACTGCCAGCCAAGGCCCCACTGAACGCCCTGACCGTAAGGGCTGTCGCTCACGGCAACGTGCTTGCTGACCACCCCCACGGCGGGAGAGACCAGCCAGTCAGTGCCCATACCCACGTTGCGCAGCCTGCGCTGCTGTTCCGTATGCAGCGCCAGCGTCAGGCTATTATTCACCCCATAGCGCCAGCCCGCGTCCAGCAGCGGCGAGGCGGCATAGTCGTCGGAGCGCAGGGCGTAGTTTTCGCGCATCCAGCCGATGTCCAGCGAACCGCTGCTGAACCCTTCCGCCAGCATGCCCGGCGCGCCGTAGAGGTCGAGCTGTACGGTGCGACGCTGGCCGTTGATATCGGTAATGACCACCTCCGCCTGTCCGCTTCCGGTGAAGGAGGGCAGGGTATCCAGTAGAAAGTCTCCCGGCGTGACGCGCTGGCTGCTCTGCTTAAGGCCGTCGATATACAAATCGACCGTGGAAGGCAGCACGGCCGTGTCGCTGTAGCGGCTGCGCGGTTCGGTATTGAGCTGGGGATTGAGCTCAAAGTTACGTGCCCAGTGCAGCCCGCCAAAGCGTACCTGTCGGCTCCAGCCGGTGCCGGTGGTGACGCTGTCGCCCAGCGCCAGCGTGGTCAGCGAGTCGGTGTTGTCCCACTGCCAGCGGGTTTCGAGACGCGTATGGGTCGGTCGACCGGCGCTGTTTTCCTCCCCGACATGGCTTGAAAAACTGCTGCTGAACGTTCCGGGTAGCCCACCGGACGCGGTCAGCATGGTCTGGGCGTTAAGCTGGCGCTTCCCTTGCACGTCGCTGGCGTAGAGCGCATATCCGAGCGTATAGGCGTTGACGGGCTGCGCATCAGGATAGCGGTACATCGGCGTGGGCCTTGAGACGGTCAGATGCTGCTGGCCCTCGAGCGCGTCTGCCTCTGCGGTAATCGACACCTGCTGGGACAGCACGTCGAGATTGACGTTCAGGCCCGGCAGGGAGGTCAGCTCAACCCACTCTGCGCGATCGTCCGGGGCGTGAAGCCCCAGCTTTTTCATGTCGCTGCGGCTTATCCATAGCGCATTATCCACCACCCGGCAGGCCCATAGCTCGCCTCGCGGGGCGTGGTTCACGGTGATGGCCAGCCATTGCACGGTGTCGGCGGGCTCAGTCCGGGCTGACAGCATGAGCGGTAGCCAAAACAGGAGCGCGAGAAGCGAGCGGGCGCAGGGGTATCTGGCTGGCATGATGGTCATCATTAAGATAGACGCGCAGCGAGCTGAGCGCGTAACGTGTGGGCTGCTTGAGCGATAAAAGGGCGGTTTGTCCCGGGAGCACATAGCCCGCCAGGCCTTTAATCGACCCGACAACCTTCCCATCGGCCGTCAGGGCCTCAAGGTGGCTCAGGCGGATGTGGCGGTTTCCGGCGTTAAAGCAGCGGAGAGTGGCCGGTATGTCTGCCTGCTCACAGCTCAGGGCATCGTGGCTGACGGGCGCGCTCTGGCTCCCGGCAATAAACACCGGAATCGAGTAGCGCAGCAGGAAGTGTACCGCGGAGGGGTTGGCGGCACGGGACGCGGCGTCCGGCAGTTCATCAATAACCAGCCGGT harbors:
- a CDS encoding winged helix-turn-helix domain-containing protein gives rise to the protein MKYLLADAIVYNDEDGSVSLINAPDEDAQLLTCTANTIMRLLVQHHGNVVERETFLQEVWDRRGLQGSNNSLNQYISILRKMLATLLPDALFIVTVPKTGFMLSADVTVTPLEEAPPIAKTVKPAWRVRPEWLFCGALTLVVVALSIWIVLIKPDAPQREIHLLTHIGTCPVYTFTPLADVFHGKAITLAQTLQKDGHLPCLKNSIFYMHIQRTLFYGHEGRLVLSQCSLTRGKASACRTLYYYEW
- a CDS encoding Csu type fimbrial protein, translated to MSLRAPLLLLLVLSVKAMAAACWITSMPAINFGNVVAGNTTSVNTEVKFSCQADNEGRTEYINVCLSSVDAPPFEMISQGDQEGKQYTLLFRLLNGAARSQELGPVSNGNLIQQTLAAESNANVSGTFPLIATIPPGQSQLPAYHYYNYNMNLRIAWHSALRQDALQNCSDGSAEGEQVQGGTSAQAEISQGCYIERVTPLNFGTLTSTATLSPTRSSATLTTRCPAGTAFTLAMGKGNHASGNQRQLCNSEGHCLRYGLWQDEAATQRWGDQSSGDALQVTNPAGGTQNYTVYGEVPAQPLTGTGEFIDDVIITLTY
- a CDS encoding fimbria/pilus outer membrane usher protein; the encoded protein is MLSARTEPADTVQWLAITVNHAPRGELWACRVVDNALWISRSDMKKLGLHAPDDRAEWVELTSLPGLNVNLDVLSQQVSITAEADALEGQQHLTVSRPTPMYRYPDAQPVNAYTLGYALYASDVQGKRQLNAQTMLTASGGLPGTFSSSFSSHVGEENSAGRPTHTRLETRWQWDNTDSLTTLALGDSVTTGTGWSRQVRFGGLHWARNFELNPQLNTEPRSRYSDTAVLPSTVDLYIDGLKQSSQRVTPGDFLLDTLPSFTGSGQAEVVITDINGQRRTVQLDLYGAPGMLAEGFSSGSLDIGWMRENYALRSDDYAASPLLDAGWRYGVNNSLTLALHTEQQRRLRNVGMGTDWLVSPAVGVVSKHVAVSDSPYGQGVQWGLGWQWNGRGTSISASTVRTEADFADNARMSGAAPVRRSDSVWVSQSIPHFGTVGAGWVQQNIQGSTERYLNASWSVSLPAHISTTLSYTRSFTDASSHVQLLLSVPLGREDTLSAQVSRDTPRMDYRHQPDDEAGGWSWELGQGFGERRERYADLGYLGRAGEWHVGLQQGANQGNQYASAEGSLTLLDGSLYPLRYIQQGMALVSTHGIGHVPVMLENRPAGETDEDGYLLLTDLPRYHNSKVSINPLDLPADVIAPVTDMHARPGNSSAVKVEFNVHHAVTVQARLVDSRRRPLPLGSIVSTPQGATIVGRDGFIWLEDPPLPGELVVKTGEGECRVTLPAPRTASSIQNIGEQLCH
- a CDS encoding fimbrial biogenesis chaperone, which translates into the protein MRRYLPCFILWLMMLALLSRYALAATLQVAPVTLDLQSDQRAAAVYLTNSGRAAINAQIRVYEWTQKNGKDVLVSTGEVVTSPAMTSLAPGQQQLVRIIVMQPGIRAQEQSYRLVIDELPDAASRAANPSAVHFLLRYSIPVFIAGSQSAPVSHDALSCEQADIPATLRCFNAGNRHIRLSHLEALTADGKVVGSIKGLAGYVLPGQTALLSLKQPTRYALSSLRVYLNDDHHASQIPLRPLASRAPVLATAHAVSPD